Genomic DNA from Hordeum vulgare subsp. vulgare chromosome 2H, MorexV3_pseudomolecules_assembly, whole genome shotgun sequence:
GAAATATTAGCTATGTGCAAAGAATAAACATGCACTAATCAACATGATTCTTTATATCAATACAGAATAATATTGCATTCAGTAGATGTGTGTATGTTGATGAAAAAACAACAAGAGAAATTAGCAGCGATGGGTGGATAACATACCTTGTAGGCAAGGATGACCCAACCATGGTGCAGGAAGAGCACGAAGTGGCTTGTTAGATTGAAGCTCCCCGTGAGCCACCTCCCTGTCGGCACCTCCAACCTGGCGGCGCTGCTACCACCCTGTATGCTCCCTGTCGCTCCCTATCGGCTCGGTGAAGGCTAAAACGACGGGGACGGGGCGAGCGGCGGCTGCGCGACGCGAGGGTGGCCCGAGCGGGGCGAGTGGGCGGTGTGGGTGAGGGCGAGGGGCAGCACCGTCGGGGACGGGGCAAGCGGAGGCACCAACGGGGACGGGGCGAGCGGTGGTTGCGTGACGCGAGGGCGGCCCGACGGGGACTGGGCGAGCGGCGGGGGCGTGAGAGCGAGCGACGAGTGCGTGCGAGAGGTTCCCAATCGATAACGTGGAAGGGGAGGGGTGGTGTCAGGAGGGTCAGGTTTCGCGATGGGGTTTCGTTAGCGAGGGATTGATTAGCGCTAACGAAAACGTCAGTTTCATTAACAAAGTATTTAGTCCATTGATTAAATGATTAGATGCTCCAGATTGCGAGTTGGATCTGCTCTCTCGTGCTTTTATTAGTAGAGATGAGTGATCGCGCTCGCCAAGTAGTTGCTGGAACGACTCAACCGGTACAAATGGGCTTGGACGCTCGCCCAGAGCCGCAGGGTTGCTGATTTTGCTATGATTTATTTTGGCAATTTCATATACCTCATCGAAATGCTCATCCACCTCCAAAACAAACACCCACATCCTCCTGAAACTGGAAGAACGTAATGCGCATGCTGTTTTGTCATACACATTTTGGGCCTCTAGAGTGAAAACAACGCACATACTGATGCTGCAACCAAAGTTCAGACTCGGATGCCCCGGCCGCACGGACTACCGAAATCCGGCACACCGTTGGTGGATCCATCATCCACGCCAAAAAATTTCACCACAATCAATTGTAGAACTATGTTTTTTGTTTGAACAGAAAAGAACAGCAACAGCAGAACAGTCAActgtggtactggtactggtagtGGTAAGGTTCAGGCATTCTTCTTCTGGACGCTCCTCTTATCTCGTCGTCCTGGTCTCCTGTTCCGAGCCACCCCGCGCCAAGGAGACGCCGACCATCTTCTCCTCCTGCCGCTGCTGCTTCTCGCAGTCCAGATCGGGCAGGCCGGCCTGCTTCTCGCCACTCGCCGCTCCTGCCTTGTACTCTTGATCCTTGTCCTTGCCCCAGAGCAGCATGTAGAGGCCCAAGATGACCACCACTCCTCCGATTATGCTGGTTAATTAATTTACAACTACTATCAGTAATTAAGCTGGTGAGACACCCGTAGTCGATGCGCACGAACGCATGCAGCAGAGCACGGACACTCATGCTCATGTTGTGTCCACGTGGTTGCCATGCCGGAATTCAAAGGAGCACCGATTCAGTTGAGGAGCAGCGAGCATGCGCCACACCACACACATGTACGTACCTCCCGACGTATAGGCTCTCGCCGAAGATGAAGTAGGCGAGGATGGACACCATGATGGTGGACACCGGGTTGAACATGGTGACGAACACGGGCCCCTTCTTCTCCGTGCACCACACCTGCGCGAACACCGTGAACCCGCTGCACGCGATCCCCTGGTTCGTTCGTGCACACAGTTCATGAGCACTGACTACATGGCGATATGGTGACCATGGAAGGTGAGAAGACAAGAGCAGGAGGAGGCACGTATGGAGTAGACGATGCACCAGAACTTGAGGCCGAAGCCGATGAGCCAGTCCTCCTTCTCGTGTTGCAGCAGCACCGTGAAGGCCATCGACTGGACCCCGCCCACCGTGGCCATCCACGCCGTCAGCGACAGCTCCGCCGGGTACCGCTTCACCGACGTCGCCTGCATGATGTACCACACGGACCAACACACGCAGCTGGCCACGGCCAGGAGCGACCCCTTCAGCCACCTCCCTGTCGGCACCTCCAACCTCGCGGCGCTGCTACCACCCTGTATGCTCCCTGTCGCTCCCTGTCGGCTCCGTGAAGGCTAAAAACGACGGGGATGAGGCGAGCGGCGGCTGCGCGACGCGAGGGCGGCCCGAGCAGGGAGAGCGGGCGGTGCGGGTAAGGGCGAGGGGCGGCACCGTCGGGGACGGGGCGAGCGGCGGCACCGACGGGGACGGGGCGAGCGGCGGCTGCGCGACGCGAGGGCGGCCCGACGGGGACGGGGCGAGCAGCGGGGGCGTGGGAGTGAGCGACGGGTGCGTGGGAGCGGTTCCCAATCGATAACGTGGAAGGGGAGGGTGGTGTTAGGAGGGTCAGGTTTCGCGATGGGGTTTCTTTAGCGAGGGATTGATTAGCGCTAATGAAAACGTCCGTTTCGTTAACAAAGTATTTCGTCCGTTGATTAAGTGATTGGACACTCCAGATTGCGAGTTAGATCTGCCCTTTCGTGCTTTTATTAGTAGAGATGTACGCCATCCTTATTTAACTTTCACTCTGTTGGTTTCTTGACGAGGCGAGCTATGACAGAGGCGGGCTTGGCCAAAGCAGACGTGCGGCAATGGCGGGAGGTGGATCAGCTCGAGGCGACTTGGCATGACCGCGGGGGAGGAGTTCAGGCGAGCGACGAGCTGGCGGGTGGAGTGGAGCGCGTTCGGCCAGAGGCACTCGAGTGGACCGTGGCCAGAGGCGACCAAAAGcggagcttgcggcggcggctcgggtgggGCGGCTCGGGTGGTCGGTCCGTGGCAGAGGCGGGGCTTGCGGCGACGGCTCGGTCGTGTAGGCGCGGTGAAATCGCGGCAGAAGCGGACGGCACGGTGCGGGTGTGGTGGCTCGAGGCATCAGGGGCAGCTCGGGGCCAAGACGAGGCCGACACGAAAATGAGGCTGACTCGGAGACAAGGCTGCGACGGCGAGTCAGGAGCAGGCCAGGGCGTGGTGGATTGAGGCGAGGTgatgcatgttggaaatatgagcaatttacataggattttattacaggaaaaacataaccaacataacaacaacgaaagaaggcAAGCTATATAGAGATGAGAAGACAAAAGACATGTGCACGTAGGATCCAGAAAAGAGCATATGTATAACCGTTCTACaaagacaaggtatcatatgGTGTAAAGAGTagaaacggaacatatctagCAGAGAAACTATAGCAAAAAGGTGTGATAGGAATTCAAAGAAGAAGCACATGAGTACGTAGtgagttgcagcagcaggaggattggtgttggcgttgtcgttggccatggtaccgaagaggtggtcaacgtcggggaagtagtcgtcgtccgggaagagatcgtcggtgtccgtgatggaagccagtagtcgcgctgagctctccccaaaaaccttatcgcccttctcccgtacaggactcgaagagacggagtttcggaggcctactgtcccgacgaacggtgcacACCGCAGGACGGGatgaggaagaacgtagcagcagcacagagagAAGAACCGGTGGCGAGTTGGAACTTCTGATGCGTCttctctggagaggagcgacctctcttttataggcgcggGAGAAGGAGGCAAGAGGCCAGCGACGGGATGTGAAGCGAACAGACGCAGCGATGAAACTACGACGtgtgctttcaatatccactaCTACAGCAGAAAACGTTCAGCATCTCCGAGTGGcctttcgtataccagtcgtgcgtggcaaaattttagttcggctcggctcattcccgcaacccgcggcgcggcacggcacgtcgtgacgaggcgaggcgggcggcggaggaggaggagcgtgcgtgtatgtctctcttgttctcaaactcatacatgtgtggaaacatcctcccttataaggaggtccaactcccactaaactagcaatgtgggactaaacatttccacctcttgccttgcacaaatgggttgcgtgggcctctaggatttattaggaatttctgaaattacATATTGGGTTGGCCCATAAATACACAAAATTCCAGCAATCTCCCACCAGATCCCAGGggcacacaaaatttgcctttggttccaaaacactgttttatataccgatactgcagtggagactgttaagttgaacttccacctagaactctatgctacactagtaagcaacttgaacagtggactaggccttgaactgcaagttttctgtgAATCTAGCTTCACACCGATCCTTGACCGATACTAGGCTGTCGTGGGACTTCCCCGTGgatggagcttatgcgtcatactccgagacctttcgtgagtatactagagagcaccctactctcatagattgcaaCGTTTAAcaatctgactcatataggtatgttcttcaaaagatgttctgcaggacaACATCTATGCTTCAGTAAAcaacttagaacatattaagatgtatatcaacctgccatgcagtttaggaaagtattgcatcttcatggagtggtatcattaatgataaggatactttcctctcagttgaccaatAGCTtctcttccacatctaattcacgggatctccgattacaaagaataggttaccactgtgaacaactcaaattgtgggtctcatacccatctccctcgatgcattatctatcacattacgtgatagacccttagtaaaaggatctgccagatttttagatgtttggatataatccaatgcaataactccggagtttctcattttcctgacagattttaaccttctttgaatgtgtcttgatgacttcatgttatcctttgagctgctcactttcgtgatcacagtttgattgtcgcagttcataaggataccagGTACTGGTTTCTCAACAATcggcaagtcactcaagagccgacgaagccaatctgcttccaccgtagctgtatctagtgttctgagttctgcttccattgttgaccttgttaagatcgtttgcttgcaagacttccaagaaataGTGCCACCTCCaagagtgaatacatatccgctagtggcctttatctcatcagcatcagggatccagtttgaatcactatacccttcaagcacctcTGGGTttccagtatagtgaattccataatttgaagtgcctttcaaataacgcaaaactctctctagagctttccaatgcacatctcctggttttgagacaaaccgactcagtttgctaacagcaaaagagatgtcaggtcttgtagcagtggctaagtacataagcgagccaataatctgagaatatttcaattgatctctagcaattcttcgattctttcgaagcagcacgctcgcatcatatggtgtgggagaggacttgcagtcactatacccaaagcgactcaagatcttttccacataatgagattgacgcaatgtaatcccaccatcttcgtctctcaacaacttgatgttcagaatgacatcagccactcctaaatccttcatctcaaaacattgagataggaaatccttgacctctttaataacattcagatttgtttcgaaaatcagtatatcatcaacatacaagcaaaggataactccgtcgcccccaccatggcgatagtacacacatttatcagcaTCGTTTACTACAAAGCCTGCAGTAGTtagagttctttcaaacttctcacgCCACTACTttggtgcttgcttaagtccatatagagatttcagcaacttgcatactttcccttcctgaccatgtactacaaacccatctggttgttccatgtaaatttcctcatccaactctctgttggaattatgccctagaggcaataataaatatagttattattataattcctgtatcaagataatcgtttattatccatgctataattttattgaatgaagactcatttacatgtgtggatacatagacaaaacactgtccctagcaagcctctagttggctagccagttgatcaaagatagtcagtgtcttctgattatgaacaaggtgttgttgcttgataactggatcacgtcattaggagaatcacgtgatggacaagacccaaactaatagacatagcatgttgatcgtgtcattttgttgctactgttttctgcgtgtcaagtatttgttcctatgaccatgagatcatataactcactaacaccggaggaatactttgtgtgtatcaaacgtcgcaacgtaactgggtgactataaagatgctctacaggtatctccgaaggtgttcgttgagttagtatggatcaagactgggatttgtcactccgtgtgatggagaggtatctcggggcccactcggtaatacaacatcacgcacaagccttgcgagcaatgtgacttagtgtaagttgcgggatcttgtattacggaacgagtaaagagacttgccggtaaacgagattgaaataggtatgcggatactgacgatcgaatctcgggcaagtaacataccgaaggacaaagggaatgacatacgggattatatgaatccttggcactgaggttcaaacgataagatcttcatagaatatgtaggatccaatatggcatccaggtcccgctattggatattgaccgaggagtctctcgggtcatgtctgcatagttctcgaacccgcagggtctgcacacttaaggttcgacgttgttttatgcgtatttgagttatatggttgtttaccgaatgtttttcggagtcccggatgagatcacggacgtcacgagggtttccggaatggtcagaaaacgaagattgatatataggatgacctcatttgattaccggaaggttttcggagttaccgggaatatacggggaatgacgaatgggttccgggagttcacctggggggcaacccaccccggggaagcccataggccttgggggtggcacaccagcccttagtgggctggtgggacaccccaagaagtccctatgcgccataggaagaaaatcaaagagaaaagaaaaaaaaaggaggaggtgggaaaggaaagaaggactcctcccaccaaaccaagtaggactcggtttgggggggagaccttccccccttggctcggccgacccccttggggctccttgagccccaaggcaagccccccccttctcccacctatatatacggaggttttagggctgatttgagacgacttttccacggtagcccgaccacatacctccacggtttttcctctagatcgcgtttctgcggagctcgggcggagccctactgagacaacatcatcaccaacctccggagcgccgtcacgctgccggagaactcttctacctctccgtctctcttgctggatcaagaaggccgagatcatcgtcgagctgtacgtgtgctgaacgcggaggtgccgtccgttcggcactagatcgtgggactgatcgcgggacgattcgcggggcggatcgagggacgtgaggacgttccactacatcaaccgcgttcactaacgcttctgctgtacgatctacaagggtacgtagatcacacatctcctctcgtagatggacatcaccatgataggtcttcgtgcgcgtaagaaaatttttgtttcccatgcgacgttccccaacactctccatttaggaaagcagtcttaacatccatttgatgaacgagaagaccatgtgaggcggctagtgaaagtagtactcgaatagtggtcgGTCGAGCCAcgagtgagtaagtatcaaagaagtcttcaccttccttttgggtataacccttagccacgagttgtgccttgtacttttcgatagtactatcaggcctaagcttcttcttgaatacccatttgcatcctataggtttgcacccataaggacgatcagtgatctcccaagtttcatttgccaagatggaatccatctcactacggactgcCTCCTTCtagtagtcagcatcttcagacgcataggcctctgaaatagaactgggagtgtcatctatgagatacacaagaaaatcatcactaaaggactttgcagtcctctgtctcttgctcctggtaggaacttcattgttctcctccgCAATATTTTCAAGGTGTTCCGTCAAAACGATAGGTTCAGTAAATGTGACTAATTTATGGTTTGATGAATTAtgcatctcctgattagatgaggtagtTGTATCCTTCACgggaaagatatcttcgaagaaagtcgcatcattcgactccatgattgtactgacatgcatgtcagatacctcagattttacaaccaagaatctatatccaatgctatgaaaagcatatcccagaaaaacacaatccacagtttttggtcctagcttgcgcttctttgggattggcacattgacttttgccaaacaaccccaggttcgtagataagagagttttaaccttttcttttcccattcctcgaatggagttatctctttgttctttgtgggaactcgatttaggacatgacatgcagtcaatatcgcctccccccaccatgccttggagagacccgatgtgtctaacatggcgttaaccaaatcagttagagtacggttctttctttcggctatcccatttgattgaggtgaatagggaggcgtcctctcatggactataccatgttccacacaaaaggaatcaaattcatttgagaaatactctccaccacgatcggacctaagcctcttgatctttcgatcaagttggttttctgcttcaACTTTAtagatattgaaaaagttcaaagcctcatccttagatttcaaaagatacactcggcagtatctagtggagtcatcaattagtgtcatgaaatatttctttccaccttttgtcaaaataacattcatttcacatagatctgaatgtatgagttctagtggtgcaagattcctcgtttcggcagtcgtgtgaaacttacgaggttgtttggcttgcacacaaacttgacacttagatcccttgacggtgttaaagctagggattaagttcaatttgactagtcgcgacatgcaaccaaagttaacatgacaaagacgtgaatgccacacatttgattcattgttgttgtaaacatgattaacaactttattgcaaacgtctgccaaggataaacggaacaggcctcctgactcgtagcccttatcaacaaaagttccatacttggatattacaaatttactagactcaaagacaagcttgtagccatctctacacaaaagagatccgctaacaagatttttattgacggaggggacataatgcacgttcttcagccgcacgacttttcccgaagtaaacttcagatcgaccgtgccaacaccacgaacagaagcaggtGAACCGTTGCCCATTAGGACGGTGGAAGTCCCTGTGgactgataagatgaaaacatggaaatatcaccgcatatatgcacattagcacccgtgtcaatcaaccaatcgggaaaatgaca
This window encodes:
- the LOC123425612 gene encoding WAT1-related protein At4g08290-like, coding for MAANQSLAKETPSRNLTLLTPPSPSTLSIGNRSHAPVAHSHAPAARPVPVGPPSRRAAAARPVPVGAAARPVPDGAAPRPYPHRPLSLLGPPSRRAAAARLIPVGGSSAARLEVPTGRWLKGSLLAVASCVCWSVWYIMQATSVKRYPAELSLTAWMATVGGVQSMAFTVLLQHEKEDWLIGFGLKFWCIVYSIRGIACSGFTVFAQVWCTEKKGPVFVTMFNPVSTIMVSILAYFIFGESLYVGSIIGGVVVILGLYMLLWGKDKDQEYKAGAASGEKQAGLPDLDCEKQQRQEEKMVGVSLARGGSEQETRTTR